The proteins below come from a single Necator americanus strain Aroian chromosome V, whole genome shotgun sequence genomic window:
- a CDS encoding hypothetical protein (NECATOR_CHRV.G17529.T1) codes for MKMLSCVNPGNVESLEMLKVVLCLLVFYFLISIIPILLYYPFSLVSLFVPSVVFLYAICTLRCGSQSGRWLCCFVAIAGILIKVAATIVYLMVFPSENLLQDYSTVPLSTKSQSRADLTMKRHRVIFFMVLIAIEILVLLIGVGLKWHLSGFERIDNNKRGNRTTTTSDYPLVSEELKGRTRTA; via the exons ATGAAAATGTTATCCTGTGTCAATCCTGGAAATGTTGAAAGTTTGGAGATGTTG AAGGTTGTGCTGTGTCTACTTGTATTCTACtttctcatcagcatcattCCTATACTACTATATTATCCATTTTCACTCGTCTCTCTTTTTGTGCCCAGTGTCGTTTTTCTCTACGCTATTTGTACTCTACGATGTGGCAGTCAATCAGGACGTTGGCTTTGTTGTTTTGTAGCG ATTGCGGGTATTCTCATTAAAGTAGCAGCAACTATCGTATACTTAATGGTTTTTCCCAGTGAAAATTTGTTACAAGATTATTCTACCGTACCTCTCTCTACAAAATCGCAAT CACGAGCGGATCTTACTATGAAAAGACACCGTGTCATCTTCTTTATGGTTTTAATTGCCATTGAAATATTGGTACTACTGATAGGAGTGGGTCTGAAGTGGCATTTATCCGGATTCGAGAGGATCGACAATAATAAACGAGGAAAC aGAACTACGACCACTTCAGACTATCCTCTGGTTTCTGAAGAGCTTAAAGGACGAACACGTACAGCCTAA
- a CDS encoding hypothetical protein (NECATOR_CHRV.G17529.T2), producing MDISDFFGYPYLGHHTKIIAHDLLLLLLLLLLLLLLLLLLLLLLILLLLSLLLLLLLLLLLLLLLLLLLLLLLLSSLLLLLLLLLLLLSLLLLLLLLLLLSLLLLLLLLLLLLLLLLLLLCHTYTIIIIMYKMIFINTHPLDDRLNKELSHHCADNETKRIQISIAGILIKVAATIVYLMVFPSENLLQDYSTVPLSTKSQSRADLTMKRHRVIFFMVLIAIEILVLLIGVGLKWHLSGFERIDNNKRGNRTTTTSDYPLVSEELKGRTRTA from the exons ATGGATATATCCGACTTCTTCGGCTATCCGTATCTTGGTCATCATACAAAAAT CATAGCTCAtgatctattattattattattattattattattattattattattattattattattgttattattattaatattattattattatcattattattattattattattattattattattattattattattattattattactattattattattattatcatcattattattattattgttattgttattattattattatcattgttattattattattattattattattattatcattgttattattattattattattattattattattattattattattattattattatgtcatACATAcactattatcattattat GTACAAAATGATATTTATCAACACTCATCCGCTTGATGACCGTCTTAACAAAGAATTATCTCATCATTGCGCCGATAATGAAACGAAGAGGATTCAAATCAGC ATTGCGGGTATTCTCATTAAAGTAGCAGCAACTATCGTATACTTAATGGTTTTTCCCAGTGAAAATTTGTTACAAGATTATTCTACCGTACCTCTCTCTACAAAATCGCAAT CACGAGCGGATCTTACTATGAAAAGACACCGTGTCATCTTCTTTATGGTTTTAATTGCCATTGAAATATTGGTACTACTGATAGGAGTGGGTCTGAAGTGGCATTTATCCGGATTCGAGAGGATCGACAATAATAAACGAGGAAAC aGAACTACGACCACTTCAGACTATCCTCTGGTTTCTGAAGAGCTTAAAGGACGAACACGTACAGCCTAA
- a CDS encoding hypothetical protein (NECATOR_CHRV.G17530.T1), whose translation MASVTTASQMYGCELDTESINRKCCRRACVESMGKTDLGIHGDTEVSMAGSMGNTVLEMDLILEQIERNRRIVEQLSPVLKYKEMMRKRRSRAAPRRKFSIAQGYPRITRWKGTKTEHRVSNAGQKYTTNQHELI comes from the exons ATGGCATCTGTTACCACAGCTTCACAAATGTATGGATGTGAGCTGGACACAGAATCAATCAATCGAAAATGTTGTAGGAGAGCATGTGTGGAGAGTATGGGGAAGACAGATTTAGGAATTCATGGAGACACAGAAGTTTCA ATGGCTGGAAGTATGGGTAATACTGTGTTGGAGATGGATCTAATTCTCGAACAAATTGAGCGGAATCGTAGAATTGTTGAACAACTTTCTCCCGTACTTAAATATAAg GAAATGATGCGAAAGCGCCGCTCCCGTGCTGCACCTCGACGAAAGTTCTCAATAGCACAAGGATATCCTCGGATTACCCGTTGGAAGGGGACGAAAACGGAGCATAGAGTTAGTAACGCGGGTCAGAAGTACACCACCAATCAACATGAACtg ATTTGA